Part of the Senegalia massiliensis genome, TGGTTAATAATTCCACCAATTACTGCAACAATTGCTTATTTACTTACAGCAATAGGGGTTATTCCTCCTACATTTGTAGTAGTTCCATGGGTAATGCCAGTAGGTATACATGCATATCTTTCAACAGGTGGTAGTTTACTTGCAGGACTTGTTTCAGTATTTAACTTATTTGTAGCATTTGTAATTTGGTCTCCATTTGTTTTACTTGCAAATAGAGTCAAAAAAGTAGATGCAGACGAAGAGGTAGCATAAAAAAATCTTACAAAGTAAGACTCTTTATAAAGAGTCTTACTTTATTTAGAAAGGAAGATAAATATGGGAGAATTAGAAATGATTTATTTTGAAATAATATCTGCAGTAGGAACTGCAAGATCACTTTTTATTGAAGCTATAGGAAAAGCAAAAAGTGGAAATTTTGAAGAAGCGGAACAAAAAATAAAAGAAGGTAATGAACTATTTTTACAAGGGCATAAATCTCATTCAAAATTAATACAAAGAGAAGCTAGTGATGAAAAACTTGAATTTAGTCTTATATTAGTTCATGCAGAAGATCAAATGATGAGTGCAGAGGCATTTAAAATATTATCAGAAGAATTTATAGATGTATATAAACGAATAGAAGAAGGTAATTAAAATGAATAAATGGCCTTTATTTATTATTTCTATAGGATTACTTATAATTGCAAGTAGTCCTATGTTTAAAAATCAAGTTATAAATATAATAATGGGAGCATTGGTTATAGGAATTGGAATAATATTATTTAAG contains:
- a CDS encoding LPXTG cell wall anchor domain-containing protein; amino-acid sequence: MNKWPLFIISIGLLIIASSPMFKNQVINIIMGALVIGIGIILFKKSKKG
- a CDS encoding PTS lactose/cellobiose transporter subunit IIA; this encodes MGELEMIYFEIISAVGTARSLFIEAIGKAKSGNFEEAEQKIKEGNELFLQGHKSHSKLIQREASDEKLEFSLILVHAEDQMMSAEAFKILSEEFIDVYKRIEEGN